A DNA window from Vigna angularis cultivar LongXiaoDou No.4 chromosome 1, ASM1680809v1, whole genome shotgun sequence contains the following coding sequences:
- the LOC108332569 gene encoding uncharacterized protein LOC108332569 isoform X2, with protein MDYEEHPSPSIRSSSLLRDISNFTTPRRPPFSLTTAPSPATQFFTASKHAATSSSFHRRPNKASTATTAKKFKAFQLEQSQSSRKAQIKKERSLKSLAKSLSVWLNFLLQNPNSCGCHYSSADASAPTTNGKRDGAPVISVIGVDSAWRTPKRQRKSLSSKENAGSVAEVPDSSFSHLRDSLEDVCSFDDLNQRMSLYFSLAACKEIFLQMNRVAKAIDEGRLNMKAHCPIVTDVGLKDKAMRILTCYNSTWLRIGLYVIFGGDSLVLNGDVDSDHDAVFLRMVVDKLFFSHEGLAKAYAYNKMVEGVYRSGYYENLGNVILKRILLLVLVLDKAKCQSYLPLEYGIDGLDGGSPLLFKPESWIKSSSQLIHEFLSSDVMHGEGNLLTHLVILGYKLSHQQEPLVEYDFRIRDLFVDLQDGLKLCRAIQLLQHNSSILMKIVVPSDTPKKKLANCSLALQYIRQAGGSLVDEDGMMIMADDIANGDKELTVSLLWNIFVHLQLPLLVDKASLGGEISKVQGGKVPVNISSSSSMELLLNWIQAVCDNYDCEIDNFHSLVDGKAVWCLLDYYFQKELQNSCSLKEVSIKSGKASIMSVDEYSDALYNFILSQKLTTLLGNFPEVLQISELLQYNGACSDRSVVILLVFLASQLFVKKNLDHLNFHKLLGDDCQSLNHRNLRMLRCLSNSESIQKPDASDVLDNEDASRKFKAIQTWWQDMAERNGLNKQAASNLKGSKITECSTNIRRENATKTIQLHLRGWVARCKFLKMVNSITLLQTVFRAWLKVRQKSAYVILSTVQGCDSSFEILKQSETYKRYVMLFMYRRSFLRLKSSAQIIQKAVRSWLYRRHKKETSTNPDLLISDMIAAALNVQKLVPGGMGQSRYIHQLDQREKDLFFSQLKVTFHLQTNAATIIQLAWKKFMCCKSAQKQHLFATKIQRNFRRWLLTKSFLEQIQAAVKIQSYFRRWRCVNAFQLFKIEFKAAVVIQSCMRGWLARKNAGARRNHLFATKIQLNFHRWLSRKRFLNQIQAVIKIQSYFRMWRCLNAFQHFKIEFKAAVIIQSCLRGWFARKDACTRRKDIVEIQRHCRGWLVKRDFLFQKDAVIKIQCVVRSLKCQKALNCQKDAALEIQRFIRGHVTRNQLLGSASKLRTVISVSCSSKPFGFCSFQFELFLFSVVKLQRWWKGLLLLKLMNKSAIIIQSCTRGWITRRNATLYRSHVVIQEDAALLIQRYIRGHLTRHRRLGGASNLSAITPVGCTSGPVGCRSFPPDQFLLSVVKLQRWWKGLLLQILMTKSAIVIQSCTRGWIARRKANVQRHRIIVIQSYWKGYHARKVSKEQLLDLRLRMQKSARNVDDSKRLINRLLAALSELLNMKSLSNILHTCSILDMATGHSQKCCEELVAAGAIDTLLRLIQTVSRSIPDQEVLKHALSTLRNLARYPHLLQVLIQSRSSVQIIVMELLRNKNEGYFIASELLKKICSTGKGVEAILKSPALLKRLHGLVEDLKRKGIYEKRNPRAANLVIKENRERRLKEAAEIVKLITRA; from the exons ATGGATTACGAAGAACATCCGTCTCCCTCTATCCGTTCTTCCTCCCTTCTCAGGGACATCTCCAACTTCACCACTCCCAGACGGCCCCCTTTCTCTCTCACCACCGCCCCATCTCCCGCCACTCAATTCTTCACCGCCTCCAAACACGCAGCCACTTCCTCCTCCTTCCACCGCCGTCCCAACAAAGCATCCACCGCCACCACAGCCAAGAAATTCAAGGCCTTCCAATTGGAGCAGTCCCAGTCCTCCCGTAAGGCCCAAATCAAGAAAGAGCGCTCCCTCAAATCCCTCGCCAAGTCTCTCTCAGTATGGCTCAACTTTCTCCTCCAAAATCCTAATTCATGTGGCTGCCACTACTCTTCTGCGGATGCTTCCGCTCCCACTACCAATGGCAAGCGAGACGGCGCCCCGGTAATCTCCGTCATCGGCGTCGATTCCGCCTGGCGCACCCCCAAGCGCCAGAGGAAATCCTTGTCCAGCAAGGAAAATGCTGGGTCGGTGGCTGAGGTTCCTGATTCCTCATTTTCGCACCTCAGGGATTCTCTCGAGGACGTTTGCAGTTTTGATGATTTGAATCAGCGAATGAGCTTGTATTTCAGCCTTGCAGCTTGTAAGGAGATCTTCCTTCAAATGAATCGCGTCGCCAAG GCAATTGACGAAGGAAGACTGAATATGAAGGCACATTGCCCTATAGTAACTGATGTTGGCTTGAAGGATAAGGCCATGAGAATTCTCACGTGTTATAATTCTACTTGGTTGCGAATTGGATTGTATGTAATTTTTGGCGGTGACTCCTTGGTGTTAAATGGTGATGTGGATTCTGATCATGATGCTGTGTTCTTGAGAATGGTCGTTGACAAGTTATTTTTTTCGCATGAGGGTTTAGCTAAAGCTTATGCTTATAACAAAATGGTTGAAGGCGTGTATAGGTCAGGTTACTATGAGAATTTGGGGAATGTGATATTGAAGAGAATTTTGTTGCTTGTGCTTGTTCTGGATAAAGCTAAATGCCAGAGTTACCTCCCACTGGAGTACGGTATTGATGGATTGGATGGGGGTTCTCCTTTGTTATTCAAACCAGAATCCTGGATTAAATCAAGCAGTCAGCTGATTCATG AATTTCTATCGTCTGACGTAATGCATGGAGAAGGCAATCTTCTAACACATTTGGTGATTTTAGGTTACAAATTATCTCATCAACAG GAACCTCTTGTCGAGTATGATTTCAGGATCAGAGATTTATTTGTAGATCTCCAAGATGGATTAAAACTGTGTAGAGCTATTCAGCTTTTGCAGCATAATTCTTCGATCCTCATG AAAATTGTAGTCCCCTCTGATACTCCTAAGAAAAAATTAGCAAACTGCAGTCTTGCCCTGCAATATATTAGGCAAGCTGGTGGGTCACTAGTTGATGAAGATGGCATGATGATTATGGCAGATGATATTGCTAATGGAGACAAAGAACTTACAGTTTCCTTGCTCTGGAATATATTTGTTCATTTGCAG CTACCTCTTTTGGTTGATAAAGCAAGTTTAGGAGGGGAAATTTCTAAAGTTCAAGGAGGCAAG GTTCCCGTAAACATTTCAAGTTCTAGCTCTatggaattgcttttgaattgGATACAG GCAGTTTGTGACAACTATGATTGTGAAATTGACAATTTTCATTCCCTTGTTGATGGCAAAGCTGTCTGGTGCTTACTTGATTATTACTTCCAAAAAGAACTTCAAAATTCCTGTTCGTTGAAG GAAGTGAGTATAAAAAGTGGCAAGGCATCAATTATGTCTGTTGATGAATATTCAGATGCACtgtataattttatactatCCCAAAAGTTGACTACATTACTGGGGAACTTCCCAGAG GTACTTCAAATTAGTGAGCTACTTCAATATAATGGTGCTTGCAGTGACCGAAGTgtggtgattttgttggttttCCTGGCAAGCCAATTATTTGTCAAGAAAAATTTG GATCACTTAAATTTCCACAAACTATTGGGTGATGACTGCCAAAGTCTGAACCATAGAAATTTGAGGATGCTAAGGTGCCTTTCAAATTCTGAATCCATACAAAAGCCTGATGCTTCCGATGTGCTTGACAATGAAG ATGCTTCAAGAAAATTCAAGGCCATCCAAACTTGGTGGCAAGACATGGCCGAAAGAAACGGTCTCAACAAACAAGCTGCCTCTAATTTGAAGGGATCAAAAATCACCGAATGCAGCACCAACATCAGAAGAG AAAATGCTACAAAAACAATACAACTGCATCTCAGAGGATGGGTTGCACGGTGCAAGTTTCTGAAGATGGTAAACTCGATTACCCTTTTACAAACTGTTTTCAGAGCTTGGCTAAAAGTGAGGCAAAAGTCAGCCTATGTGATATTATCAACTGTTCAAGGCTGTGACTCTTCATTTG AAATATTGAAGCAATCAGAAACATATAAGAGATACGTCATGCTTTTCATGTATAGACGTTCCTTTTTGAGGTTAAAGAGCTCAGCACAGATTATCCAGAAAGCAGTTAGGAGTTGGCTCTATAGGAGGCATAAGAAAGAGACTAGTACAAATCCGGATCTTTTGATTTCAGATATGATAGCGGCTGCTCTTAATGTTCAGAAATTGGTCCCTGGTGGGATGGGACAATCTAGATATATTCATCAGCTAGATCAGAGAGAGAAAGACTTATTTTTTTCCCAACTGAAAGTCACTTTCCATCTTCAAACAAATGCAGCCACTATCATTCAGCTTGCTTGGAAAAAGTTCATGTGCTGCAAGTCTGCTCAGAAGCAACACCTGTTTGCAACTAAAATTCAACGAAATTTCCGTAGGTGGTTATTGACAAAAAGTTTTTTAGAGCAGATTCAGGCTGCCGTAaagattcaatcttattttcgaAGGTGGAGATGTGTGAATGCTTTTCAGCTCTTCAAGATTGAATTTAAGGCAGCTGTTGTTATTCAATCATGTATGCGGGGCTGGTTAGCCCGAAAGAATGCTGGTGCACGTAGGAATCACCTATTTGCAACTAAAATTCAGTTAAATTTCCACAGGTGGTTGTCGAGAAAAAGGTTTTTAAATCAGATTCAAGCTGTCATAAAAATTCAATCATATTTTCGAATGTGGAGATGTTTAAATGCTTTCCAGCACTTCAAAATTGAGTTTAAAGCAGCTGTTATCATTCAGTCTTGTTTACGGGGCTGGTTTGCCCGAAAAGATGCTTGTACGCGTAGGAAGGACattgttgagattcaa AGGCACTGCCGTGGTTGGCTTGTAAAGAGGGACTTCTTGTTCCAAAAAGACGCTGTAATAAAGATCCAGTGTGTCGTTCGAAGTTTGAAGTGCCAAAAGGCTCTCAATTGCCAGAAAGATGCAGCTTTGGAGATCCAGCGCTTTATAAGGGGGCATGTAACTCGGAATCAGCTATTAG GCAGCGCTTCCAAGCTACGCACAGTTATTTCTGTTAGTTGCAGCTCAAAACCATTTGGCTTTTGTAGTTTTCAATTTGAACTGTTCTTGTTTTCGGTTGTGAAATTGCAACGATGGTGGAAGGGTCTCCTCTTGCTGAAGTTAATGAATAAATCGGCCATCATTATTCAGTCATGTACCCGTGGGTGGATAACCAGGCGAAATGCTACTCTTTATAGAAGCCATGTTGTCATCCAA GAAGATGCGGCGTTGTTGATTCAACGCTACATTAGGGGACATTTAACTCGACATCGGAGATTAg GTGGTGCTTCTAACCTAAGTGCAATCACTCCTGTTGGCTGCACCTCAGGGCCAGTTGGCTGTCGTAGTTTTCCACCAGATCAATTTTTGCTTTCAGTTGTGAAATTGCAACGATGGTGGAAGGGTCTCTTGTTACAGATATTGATGACAAAATCTGCTATTGTTATTCAGTCTTGTACTCGTGGGTGGATAGCCAGGCGAAAGGCTAATGTTCAGAGACATCGTATTATTGTCATCCAA TCCTACTGGAAAGGTTACCATGCACGTAAAGTTTCGAAAGAACAGTTGTTGGATTTGCGCTTGAGAATGCAGAAGTCTGCCAGAAATGTGGATGACAGCAAGCGTCTCATAAACAGACTCTTGGCAGCGCTTTCGGAGCTACTCAATATGAAGAGTCTTAGTAACATCCTTCATACTTGTTCAATATTGG ACATGGCTACAGGGCACTCTCAGAAATGTTGTGAAGAACTTGTGGCTGCCGGGGCCATTGATACTTTGCTGCGGCTGATTCAAACAGTCAGCCGGAGTATACCTGATCAGGAGGTTCTAAAGCATGCTTTGTCAACTCTCCGAAATCTCGCCCGCTATCCTCATCTTCTACAAGTGTTGATCCAAAGTCGTAGTTCTGTACAGATAATTGTGATGGAATTATTGAG GAATAAAAACGAGGGTTACTTCATTGCTTCTGAACTTCTGAAGAAGATATGTTCAACTGGCAAAGGCGTTGAGGCGATTTTGAAGTCCCCTGCTCTGCTAAAACGATTGCACGGCCTTGTCGAGGACCTTAAACGGAAGGGAATTTACGAGAAAAG AAATCCTAGGGCTGCTAACCTGGTTATCAAAGAAAACAGAGAGAGAAGATTGAAGGAGGCTGCTGAGATTGTTAAACTGATAACAAGGGCATGA
- the LOC108332569 gene encoding uncharacterized protein LOC108332569 isoform X1: MDYEEHPSPSIRSSSLLRDISNFTTPRRPPFSLTTAPSPATQFFTASKHAATSSSFHRRPNKASTATTAKKFKAFQLEQSQSSRKAQIKKERSLKSLAKSLSVWLNFLLQNPNSCGCHYSSADASAPTTNGKRDGAPVISVIGVDSAWRTPKRQRKSLSSKENAGSVAEVPDSSFSHLRDSLEDVCSFDDLNQRMSLYFSLAACKEIFLQMNRVAKAIDEGRLNMKAHCPIVTDVGLKDKAMRILTCYNSTWLRIGLYVIFGGDSLVLNGDVDSDHDAVFLRMVVDKLFFSHEGLAKAYAYNKMVEGVYRSGYYENLGNVILKRILLLVLVLDKAKCQSYLPLEYGIDGLDGGSPLLFKPESWIKSSSQLIHEFLSSDVMHGEGNLLTHLVILGYKLSHQQQEPLVEYDFRIRDLFVDLQDGLKLCRAIQLLQHNSSILMKIVVPSDTPKKKLANCSLALQYIRQAGGSLVDEDGMMIMADDIANGDKELTVSLLWNIFVHLQLPLLVDKASLGGEISKVQGGKVPVNISSSSSMELLLNWIQAVCDNYDCEIDNFHSLVDGKAVWCLLDYYFQKELQNSCSLKEVSIKSGKASIMSVDEYSDALYNFILSQKLTTLLGNFPEVLQISELLQYNGACSDRSVVILLVFLASQLFVKKNLDHLNFHKLLGDDCQSLNHRNLRMLRCLSNSESIQKPDASDVLDNEDASRKFKAIQTWWQDMAERNGLNKQAASNLKGSKITECSTNIRRENATKTIQLHLRGWVARCKFLKMVNSITLLQTVFRAWLKVRQKSAYVILSTVQGCDSSFEILKQSETYKRYVMLFMYRRSFLRLKSSAQIIQKAVRSWLYRRHKKETSTNPDLLISDMIAAALNVQKLVPGGMGQSRYIHQLDQREKDLFFSQLKVTFHLQTNAATIIQLAWKKFMCCKSAQKQHLFATKIQRNFRRWLLTKSFLEQIQAAVKIQSYFRRWRCVNAFQLFKIEFKAAVVIQSCMRGWLARKNAGARRNHLFATKIQLNFHRWLSRKRFLNQIQAVIKIQSYFRMWRCLNAFQHFKIEFKAAVIIQSCLRGWFARKDACTRRKDIVEIQRHCRGWLVKRDFLFQKDAVIKIQCVVRSLKCQKALNCQKDAALEIQRFIRGHVTRNQLLGSASKLRTVISVSCSSKPFGFCSFQFELFLFSVVKLQRWWKGLLLLKLMNKSAIIIQSCTRGWITRRNATLYRSHVVIQEDAALLIQRYIRGHLTRHRRLGGASNLSAITPVGCTSGPVGCRSFPPDQFLLSVVKLQRWWKGLLLQILMTKSAIVIQSCTRGWIARRKANVQRHRIIVIQSYWKGYHARKVSKEQLLDLRLRMQKSARNVDDSKRLINRLLAALSELLNMKSLSNILHTCSILDMATGHSQKCCEELVAAGAIDTLLRLIQTVSRSIPDQEVLKHALSTLRNLARYPHLLQVLIQSRSSVQIIVMELLRNKNEGYFIASELLKKICSTGKGVEAILKSPALLKRLHGLVEDLKRKGIYEKRNPRAANLVIKENRERRLKEAAEIVKLITRA; encoded by the exons ATGGATTACGAAGAACATCCGTCTCCCTCTATCCGTTCTTCCTCCCTTCTCAGGGACATCTCCAACTTCACCACTCCCAGACGGCCCCCTTTCTCTCTCACCACCGCCCCATCTCCCGCCACTCAATTCTTCACCGCCTCCAAACACGCAGCCACTTCCTCCTCCTTCCACCGCCGTCCCAACAAAGCATCCACCGCCACCACAGCCAAGAAATTCAAGGCCTTCCAATTGGAGCAGTCCCAGTCCTCCCGTAAGGCCCAAATCAAGAAAGAGCGCTCCCTCAAATCCCTCGCCAAGTCTCTCTCAGTATGGCTCAACTTTCTCCTCCAAAATCCTAATTCATGTGGCTGCCACTACTCTTCTGCGGATGCTTCCGCTCCCACTACCAATGGCAAGCGAGACGGCGCCCCGGTAATCTCCGTCATCGGCGTCGATTCCGCCTGGCGCACCCCCAAGCGCCAGAGGAAATCCTTGTCCAGCAAGGAAAATGCTGGGTCGGTGGCTGAGGTTCCTGATTCCTCATTTTCGCACCTCAGGGATTCTCTCGAGGACGTTTGCAGTTTTGATGATTTGAATCAGCGAATGAGCTTGTATTTCAGCCTTGCAGCTTGTAAGGAGATCTTCCTTCAAATGAATCGCGTCGCCAAG GCAATTGACGAAGGAAGACTGAATATGAAGGCACATTGCCCTATAGTAACTGATGTTGGCTTGAAGGATAAGGCCATGAGAATTCTCACGTGTTATAATTCTACTTGGTTGCGAATTGGATTGTATGTAATTTTTGGCGGTGACTCCTTGGTGTTAAATGGTGATGTGGATTCTGATCATGATGCTGTGTTCTTGAGAATGGTCGTTGACAAGTTATTTTTTTCGCATGAGGGTTTAGCTAAAGCTTATGCTTATAACAAAATGGTTGAAGGCGTGTATAGGTCAGGTTACTATGAGAATTTGGGGAATGTGATATTGAAGAGAATTTTGTTGCTTGTGCTTGTTCTGGATAAAGCTAAATGCCAGAGTTACCTCCCACTGGAGTACGGTATTGATGGATTGGATGGGGGTTCTCCTTTGTTATTCAAACCAGAATCCTGGATTAAATCAAGCAGTCAGCTGATTCATG AATTTCTATCGTCTGACGTAATGCATGGAGAAGGCAATCTTCTAACACATTTGGTGATTTTAGGTTACAAATTATCTCATCAACAG CAGGAACCTCTTGTCGAGTATGATTTCAGGATCAGAGATTTATTTGTAGATCTCCAAGATGGATTAAAACTGTGTAGAGCTATTCAGCTTTTGCAGCATAATTCTTCGATCCTCATG AAAATTGTAGTCCCCTCTGATACTCCTAAGAAAAAATTAGCAAACTGCAGTCTTGCCCTGCAATATATTAGGCAAGCTGGTGGGTCACTAGTTGATGAAGATGGCATGATGATTATGGCAGATGATATTGCTAATGGAGACAAAGAACTTACAGTTTCCTTGCTCTGGAATATATTTGTTCATTTGCAG CTACCTCTTTTGGTTGATAAAGCAAGTTTAGGAGGGGAAATTTCTAAAGTTCAAGGAGGCAAG GTTCCCGTAAACATTTCAAGTTCTAGCTCTatggaattgcttttgaattgGATACAG GCAGTTTGTGACAACTATGATTGTGAAATTGACAATTTTCATTCCCTTGTTGATGGCAAAGCTGTCTGGTGCTTACTTGATTATTACTTCCAAAAAGAACTTCAAAATTCCTGTTCGTTGAAG GAAGTGAGTATAAAAAGTGGCAAGGCATCAATTATGTCTGTTGATGAATATTCAGATGCACtgtataattttatactatCCCAAAAGTTGACTACATTACTGGGGAACTTCCCAGAG GTACTTCAAATTAGTGAGCTACTTCAATATAATGGTGCTTGCAGTGACCGAAGTgtggtgattttgttggttttCCTGGCAAGCCAATTATTTGTCAAGAAAAATTTG GATCACTTAAATTTCCACAAACTATTGGGTGATGACTGCCAAAGTCTGAACCATAGAAATTTGAGGATGCTAAGGTGCCTTTCAAATTCTGAATCCATACAAAAGCCTGATGCTTCCGATGTGCTTGACAATGAAG ATGCTTCAAGAAAATTCAAGGCCATCCAAACTTGGTGGCAAGACATGGCCGAAAGAAACGGTCTCAACAAACAAGCTGCCTCTAATTTGAAGGGATCAAAAATCACCGAATGCAGCACCAACATCAGAAGAG AAAATGCTACAAAAACAATACAACTGCATCTCAGAGGATGGGTTGCACGGTGCAAGTTTCTGAAGATGGTAAACTCGATTACCCTTTTACAAACTGTTTTCAGAGCTTGGCTAAAAGTGAGGCAAAAGTCAGCCTATGTGATATTATCAACTGTTCAAGGCTGTGACTCTTCATTTG AAATATTGAAGCAATCAGAAACATATAAGAGATACGTCATGCTTTTCATGTATAGACGTTCCTTTTTGAGGTTAAAGAGCTCAGCACAGATTATCCAGAAAGCAGTTAGGAGTTGGCTCTATAGGAGGCATAAGAAAGAGACTAGTACAAATCCGGATCTTTTGATTTCAGATATGATAGCGGCTGCTCTTAATGTTCAGAAATTGGTCCCTGGTGGGATGGGACAATCTAGATATATTCATCAGCTAGATCAGAGAGAGAAAGACTTATTTTTTTCCCAACTGAAAGTCACTTTCCATCTTCAAACAAATGCAGCCACTATCATTCAGCTTGCTTGGAAAAAGTTCATGTGCTGCAAGTCTGCTCAGAAGCAACACCTGTTTGCAACTAAAATTCAACGAAATTTCCGTAGGTGGTTATTGACAAAAAGTTTTTTAGAGCAGATTCAGGCTGCCGTAaagattcaatcttattttcgaAGGTGGAGATGTGTGAATGCTTTTCAGCTCTTCAAGATTGAATTTAAGGCAGCTGTTGTTATTCAATCATGTATGCGGGGCTGGTTAGCCCGAAAGAATGCTGGTGCACGTAGGAATCACCTATTTGCAACTAAAATTCAGTTAAATTTCCACAGGTGGTTGTCGAGAAAAAGGTTTTTAAATCAGATTCAAGCTGTCATAAAAATTCAATCATATTTTCGAATGTGGAGATGTTTAAATGCTTTCCAGCACTTCAAAATTGAGTTTAAAGCAGCTGTTATCATTCAGTCTTGTTTACGGGGCTGGTTTGCCCGAAAAGATGCTTGTACGCGTAGGAAGGACattgttgagattcaa AGGCACTGCCGTGGTTGGCTTGTAAAGAGGGACTTCTTGTTCCAAAAAGACGCTGTAATAAAGATCCAGTGTGTCGTTCGAAGTTTGAAGTGCCAAAAGGCTCTCAATTGCCAGAAAGATGCAGCTTTGGAGATCCAGCGCTTTATAAGGGGGCATGTAACTCGGAATCAGCTATTAG GCAGCGCTTCCAAGCTACGCACAGTTATTTCTGTTAGTTGCAGCTCAAAACCATTTGGCTTTTGTAGTTTTCAATTTGAACTGTTCTTGTTTTCGGTTGTGAAATTGCAACGATGGTGGAAGGGTCTCCTCTTGCTGAAGTTAATGAATAAATCGGCCATCATTATTCAGTCATGTACCCGTGGGTGGATAACCAGGCGAAATGCTACTCTTTATAGAAGCCATGTTGTCATCCAA GAAGATGCGGCGTTGTTGATTCAACGCTACATTAGGGGACATTTAACTCGACATCGGAGATTAg GTGGTGCTTCTAACCTAAGTGCAATCACTCCTGTTGGCTGCACCTCAGGGCCAGTTGGCTGTCGTAGTTTTCCACCAGATCAATTTTTGCTTTCAGTTGTGAAATTGCAACGATGGTGGAAGGGTCTCTTGTTACAGATATTGATGACAAAATCTGCTATTGTTATTCAGTCTTGTACTCGTGGGTGGATAGCCAGGCGAAAGGCTAATGTTCAGAGACATCGTATTATTGTCATCCAA TCCTACTGGAAAGGTTACCATGCACGTAAAGTTTCGAAAGAACAGTTGTTGGATTTGCGCTTGAGAATGCAGAAGTCTGCCAGAAATGTGGATGACAGCAAGCGTCTCATAAACAGACTCTTGGCAGCGCTTTCGGAGCTACTCAATATGAAGAGTCTTAGTAACATCCTTCATACTTGTTCAATATTGG ACATGGCTACAGGGCACTCTCAGAAATGTTGTGAAGAACTTGTGGCTGCCGGGGCCATTGATACTTTGCTGCGGCTGATTCAAACAGTCAGCCGGAGTATACCTGATCAGGAGGTTCTAAAGCATGCTTTGTCAACTCTCCGAAATCTCGCCCGCTATCCTCATCTTCTACAAGTGTTGATCCAAAGTCGTAGTTCTGTACAGATAATTGTGATGGAATTATTGAG GAATAAAAACGAGGGTTACTTCATTGCTTCTGAACTTCTGAAGAAGATATGTTCAACTGGCAAAGGCGTTGAGGCGATTTTGAAGTCCCCTGCTCTGCTAAAACGATTGCACGGCCTTGTCGAGGACCTTAAACGGAAGGGAATTTACGAGAAAAG AAATCCTAGGGCTGCTAACCTGGTTATCAAAGAAAACAGAGAGAGAAGATTGAAGGAGGCTGCTGAGATTGTTAAACTGATAACAAGGGCATGA